AGAGTCTGCCTTCGGGCAGCGTAATCACATATAAATCCTGAAACGAAATTTTAAAATCCGCTGAAAAGGAGCGGTTCGCAACAAATGCCAACCGGTCTCCGCTGGGAGACCAGGCCGGCTGCAGATGATCAAAGGGACCTTCGGTGATCTGCAGCGGTTCGTCAGCCAATCTCATCACGAAAATCTGCACGTTTTTGTTTTCCAGATAACCGGTTCGATTGCTGCGATAACGGATGCTGTCGATTACCAGCCCGCGCTCTTGTTTCTGCTGATCGGCAGCGTTTCTTTCCGCAGGCGTCATCACCTGAAAACGTTTCTTGCCGAGATCTTCCGGCTCGAGCCGGGCACAGAAAGCCAGGCGGCTGCCATCCGGAGACCATTGCGGATCAAAGGCGCCATGCCGCATGTGCGTCATTTGCAGCGCTTCCCCACCGCCCAGATTGAGCAGCCAAATCTGATCGACGCCGCTTCGATTGGAGATAAAAGCAATCTGTTTGGAATCGGGAGACCAGCGTGGCGCCGCGTTATAGGATCCGACGGAAGTAATTTTGCGCAATGCGCAAGGTTCATTCACAGGTAGCATCCAAAGCTGCGATTCGTATCCGCCTTCCGGCGAAACACAGCTTTGCACATAAGCAATCTGTTTGCCATCCGGCGATAAATGAACATCAGACAGCCATTGAGCAGTGAGAAGATCCTCCGACTGCATACCGCGTTTTGTCTTCATGCAGCTACCTCCACTAACATACGATGTGCTGCTTTTCTATTCCACTCAAAGAACTCTTCTTCCTGCCCTTGCAGCGAAACTGCCGCACAATTTCAGGAAAACATTTGCAGAGCCGTTTGTGAACAGATCATCGTCGCGCCGTCTGCCGCTTTTGAAAAATAAAGCCGGGAAATCTTGCAAATAGGCTTGAATTTCGTCTTGCTTTTCTCTATAATGAATAAAGCATAATTGCAAAGCAGATTTTCTTAGCTTTTGTTGACACACCAGAAGAGGAGCGCTGATTTTAGATGAAAGATATGGTCCGTTATGCTGTTACCCTGGCTTTGATTGCCGCTTTTTCCGGAGGAGCCATTTCCGCAACGGTCGGCATTACCACGCCAATTACCCAGGCGAGGGAAGCCAAAGAATTACAGGAGAGCTTAACCACCCTGCTGCCGGAAGCAACCAGCTTCAGCCCGAGTGAGTTGGCCGGTGAAACTTATTATATCGGAGCAAAAGACGGCAAAACCGTCGGCTATCTGGTCAATGGCAGCGCCAATGGTTATGGCGGCGCCATCAACGTTTTAGTTGCTTTCAACGCAAACGGCACGGTCAGGCAGATCAAAATTCTCAGTCACAGTGAAACACCCGGCATTGGTTCTGTCGTAATTGAAAGCGCGGATTTTGCCGCTCAGTTTGTCGGCAAGGAAAAGAAAGATGCCTTTGAAGTCGGCAAAGATATCATAGCCATCAGCGGCGCCAGCCGCTCCAGCCGCGGGGTCACCGGTGCTGTGAAGGATGCGGTGACTTTTTTAAACCAGAATATACTGCCGTAAATCCCGAATTTCGCAATGAATTGATTGCTAAAACAGCTCCCGGACAGGTTTTGATTCCTGCCCGGGAGCTGTTTATTCGCTCGGATCAGTTGAACGCTGTTGTGACAGCAGGGTCGGCAACCGGGAAAATCTCCACGTTGTGCAGTGGTTTCAGCGCATTCCAATCCTGCAATAGAAAGAGTTTGACGCAGCCGGCACCCACCGCAGGCAGGATGCGATCGATGCAGAGTGAGCCGGCCGCATCCGGCGTGGCTGTCTGGGCGGTAAAATCCGCCATCCTGCCGGAAGGCAAATAGGAAGCGAGCACCAGCTGCAGCGTCCCGACGTCGTAGAGGTTATAGATCTCCGCTTTGAACTCAATGCCGCTGTCCATTGTTTCTGCTGTGCCAAAAACCGTCACACCGAATAACTGCAGCAGTGTTTTTTCCAGATCGAGCAGGCCGCTGCCATAAGATGTATCATAGCCTGCCGCACCCAAATCTTGTGTCCCTTTGCTTAAAATATCTGAAAATTCGCCCGGTGTCAGATTGGGGTCGGCT
The Negativicutes bacterium DNA segment above includes these coding regions:
- a CDS encoding FMN-binding protein — encoded protein: MKDMVRYAVTLALIAAFSGGAISATVGITTPITQAREAKELQESLTTLLPEATSFSPSELAGETYYIGAKDGKTVGYLVNGSANGYGGAINVLVAFNANGTVRQIKILSHSETPGIGSVVIESADFAAQFVGKEKKDAFEVGKDIIAISGASRSSRGVTGAVKDAVTFLNQNILP